One genomic segment of Paenibacillus xylanexedens includes these proteins:
- the fliR gene encoding flagellar biosynthetic protein FliR, whose amino-acid sequence METLLQSFPVALLMFCRITSFFVTAPVFSARNVPASVKIGISAFVTLSVYLIYGIDQTVPTDLSYVLLIIREILIGLLLGFVAYLLMTAVQTAGTFIDLQIGFGMANVYDPMTGASAPLTGNLKYAFAMLLFLTMNGHHYLLDAIVYSYRWVPLSNVFFLRLADGSIAEFLIQTLGQSFMLAFQMSAPIVVALFLTDVGLGFLAKTAPQFNVFAVGLPLKLLVGLAILLLLVPSFSFVFSQLFEAIFRSMEKLLGTIGQRPG is encoded by the coding sequence ATGGAGACATTGTTGCAAAGTTTCCCTGTCGCTCTGCTTATGTTTTGTCGAATCACATCATTTTTTGTAACTGCGCCAGTTTTTTCGGCTCGAAATGTGCCGGCTTCAGTTAAAATAGGTATCTCTGCATTTGTCACATTATCTGTCTATCTGATTTACGGAATAGACCAGACCGTACCCACAGACCTGAGTTATGTCTTATTGATCATCAGAGAGATTCTAATTGGCCTGCTTTTAGGTTTTGTGGCTTATCTGTTGATGACGGCTGTTCAGACTGCGGGGACCTTTATCGATCTACAGATCGGTTTTGGTATGGCCAATGTATACGATCCAATGACAGGTGCTTCCGCTCCACTTACGGGTAACTTGAAGTATGCATTTGCTATGCTTCTGTTTCTGACGATGAATGGTCACCATTATTTGCTGGATGCGATAGTTTACAGTTACCGGTGGGTACCATTATCTAATGTGTTTTTCCTACGGTTGGCAGATGGAAGTATTGCTGAATTTTTGATTCAGACCTTAGGTCAATCATTTATGCTGGCTTTTCAGATGTCGGCTCCGATTGTAGTTGCGTTGTTTTTGACGGATGTTGGATTGGGTTTTTTAGCCAAAACTGCTCCTCAATTTAATGTATTTGCAGTTGGGTTGCCGCTTAAGTTACTCGTTGGTCTTGCTATTTTGCTTTTGCTGGTTCCCAGTTTCTCCTTTGTATTTAGTCAATTGTTCGAAGCGATATTCAGATCGATGGAAAAATTGCTTGGAACCATTGGACAAAGGCCCGGCTGA
- the flhF gene encoding flagellar biosynthesis protein FlhF, with the protein MRVKQYVVETMPEAMLQIRKDLGSDAVILSTKEIKVGGVMGMFRKKRIEVVAAVDKEENKQTTKPVQNQFTPVPRAYVPEAYRQTARSFVAASDESATTNTADQSVQDQSAAAPSVFESHNIGSDIDSGSGSSSTDHKPRPQGADFSGSTTGPKPTGSDLQQDKLMTELQDLKQMVTRLSKQGTSADPVPEELHTIRERLTEQDVWPEVWESWFDSIQAKWSENGLKEQDVEQIVKLEVMHFLEQRIEEGILPTTRIVYVAGPTGVGKTTTIAKLAAEQMFKKQRKVGFITSDTYRISAVEQLRTYASILNVPLEVVQSPGDTQRAISRLENCDLIFMDTAGRNYRNELLVSELQSLLAPVENSETFLVMSMTSKSADMVQITEHFSKYGLDKVIFTKMDETGSCGPLFNLLHRFPLKLAYVANGQNVPDDLLKPDADSLSKQLLGEWSQ; encoded by the coding sequence ATGAGAGTAAAACAATACGTTGTTGAGACCATGCCCGAAGCTATGCTTCAAATTCGCAAAGACCTGGGAAGTGATGCCGTCATTCTGTCCACCAAAGAGATTAAGGTGGGCGGTGTGATGGGAATGTTTCGCAAAAAACGGATCGAAGTTGTAGCTGCAGTGGATAAGGAAGAAAACAAGCAAACAACAAAGCCAGTACAAAATCAATTCACACCAGTACCTCGTGCATATGTACCTGAGGCTTATCGGCAAACAGCTCGTTCGTTTGTTGCGGCTTCTGATGAGTCGGCTACAACGAATACAGCTGATCAAAGTGTACAGGACCAATCTGCGGCTGCGCCGTCTGTGTTTGAATCGCATAATATCGGTTCAGACATAGACAGTGGCTCAGGTTCTTCGAGCACCGATCATAAACCGCGACCGCAAGGGGCGGATTTTTCGGGTTCAACAACTGGTCCGAAGCCAACAGGTTCAGACCTGCAGCAGGATAAGTTGATGACTGAATTGCAGGATCTTAAACAGATGGTGACCAGGCTTTCAAAGCAAGGTACTTCTGCAGACCCTGTGCCAGAGGAACTGCATACGATCCGTGAACGTTTGACAGAACAAGATGTTTGGCCTGAAGTATGGGAATCCTGGTTTGATTCAATTCAAGCAAAATGGTCTGAGAATGGATTAAAAGAACAGGATGTAGAGCAAATAGTGAAGCTTGAGGTTATGCACTTTTTGGAGCAACGTATTGAAGAAGGCATACTTCCTACCACACGAATCGTCTATGTAGCTGGACCAACCGGTGTAGGGAAAACTACGACAATTGCAAAATTGGCTGCTGAACAAATGTTTAAAAAACAGCGTAAAGTTGGATTCATTACATCAGATACGTATCGGATTTCGGCGGTAGAACAGCTTAGAACGTATGCATCTATACTGAATGTTCCACTTGAGGTGGTGCAATCGCCCGGTGATACACAACGTGCCATTTCTCGATTAGAGAATTGTGATTTGATCTTTATGGATACAGCGGGTAGAAACTACAGAAATGAATTACTTGTTTCAGAACTGCAAAGTTTGCTTGCTCCTGTAGAGAATAGCGAAACCTTTCTGGTCATGAGCATGACTTCCAAAAGTGCTGATATGGTGCAGATCACGGAACATTTCAGTAAATATGGTCTGGATAAGGTGATTTTCACCAAAATGGATGAGACTGGGAGCTGCGGTCCGCTATTTAACTTGTTACACCGTTTTCCACTCAAGCTCGCATATGTGGCAAATGGACAAAATGTTCCGGACGATTTGTTGAAACCAGATGCAGATTCGTTGTCTAAACAGTTGCTGGGAGAATGGTCACAATGA
- the flhB gene encoding flagellar biosynthesis protein FlhB translates to MKLQLDLQLFSGEKTEKATPKKRQDTRKKGQVVKSAELSGASILLIVFLIMMVFSNFYKERIVRLFTDIFINRLSMDITGENVMALMMRYGIEVLVLIAPILLGAFLVALIVNYMQVGFLLVGEGLKPKLEKLDPIKGFKNIFSLRSLVEFAKSILKMSIIGYLVYSTIKGYQSDIASLSHFSLDAILHFAASITLSLGIKIAVALMILAIFDYMYQKYDHEKKIRMSKQDIKDEYKKMEGDPLIKGKIRERQRRMAMQRMMQEVPNADVIITNPTHFAVALKYEGSEMEAPQIIAKGQDYVALRIKEIAKENGVITMENKPLARALFQRAEIGDAIPADLFQAVAEVLAYVYKLKGRTK, encoded by the coding sequence ATGAAACTTCAACTCGACCTCCAGTTGTTTTCAGGGGAGAAGACGGAGAAAGCTACCCCGAAAAAGAGACAGGATACACGAAAAAAAGGACAGGTTGTAAAAAGCGCTGAACTATCTGGCGCATCCATTCTCCTAATCGTGTTTTTGATCATGATGGTATTCAGCAATTTCTATAAAGAACGTATAGTTCGTCTGTTTACAGATATCTTCATCAATCGATTGAGTATGGATATCACCGGAGAGAATGTGATGGCGCTTATGATGCGCTATGGCATTGAAGTTTTGGTATTAATCGCTCCCATTTTGCTGGGTGCGTTCCTGGTTGCTTTGATCGTTAACTACATGCAAGTTGGTTTTCTTCTTGTAGGGGAAGGTTTGAAGCCAAAACTTGAGAAACTGGACCCCATTAAAGGTTTCAAAAATATATTCTCTCTCCGCTCATTAGTGGAATTTGCTAAATCCATTTTGAAAATGTCGATTATCGGTTATCTCGTTTACAGTACAATTAAAGGCTACCAGTCAGATATTGCTTCACTTTCTCATTTTTCATTAGATGCTATTTTACATTTCGCTGCGTCGATCACTTTAAGTCTTGGTATCAAGATTGCAGTGGCATTAATGATACTTGCGATATTTGATTACATGTATCAGAAGTATGACCATGAGAAGAAGATTCGTATGTCCAAGCAAGACATCAAAGACGAGTACAAGAAAATGGAAGGTGATCCGCTGATCAAAGGTAAAATCCGGGAACGCCAGCGTCGTATGGCTATGCAGCGTATGATGCAGGAAGTGCCAAATGCGGATGTAATCATCACGAACCCGACCCACTTTGCGGTTGCGCTAAAGTATGAAGGTTCCGAGATGGAGGCACCACAGATTATTGCCAAAGGTCAGGATTATGTCGCCTTGCGTATTAAGGAAATAGCCAAAGAAAACGGTGTTATTACGATGGAAAACAAGCCGCTGGCACGGGCATTGTTCCAGAGAGCCGAGATTGGTGACGCTATACCGGCCGATTTGTTTCAAGCGGTAGCTGAAGTGCTGGCTTATGTATATAAACTAAAGGGCAGAACGAAATAA
- the flhA gene encoding flagellar biosynthesis protein FlhA encodes MKIKDIAVLAGIIGIVLMMILPIPTWLLDLLLVVNISIALMILLVAMNSKEALQFSIFPALLLITTLFRLALNISTTKLILGEGDAGAVVATFGSWIAGGQIAIGFIVFLILVVVQFIVITKGSERVAEVAARFTLDAMPGKQMSIDADLNAGLINEQQARERRSKIEREADFYGAMDGASKFVKGDAIASIIILLINLIGGFIIGMTVHGMAFADAMSTYSVLTIGDGLVSQIPALLISTAAGLIVTRASSEGNLADDITGQLFTYPILIYIVAFVIAMLGFFTPIHVITTLPLAGVLAYAAWRMQNNLNLKQVAEEQLEEEQQIEEVRSPESVINLLQVDPIEFEFGYGLIPLADNQQGGDLLDRIIMIRRQCALELGLVVPVIRIRDNIQLRPNEYVIKIKGNVVGGGELLLNHYLAMSPGYDEESVTGIETTEPAFGLPALWIDEVTKDRAELAGYTVVDPPSVVATHLTELIKKHAHELLGRQETKALVDNLRENYSALVDELIPSLLSIGDVQKVLAKLLREKISIRDMVTIFETLADYGTYTKDPDVLTEYVRQSLSRQITQQFSQKGETLRVITVGPGLEKKIAESVQQSDQGSYLALDPVSTQSVYQKLSEQVNRLIQSGQQPVVLTSPTIRMYLRQVIERTMQDIPVLSYSELEPNVEIQSIGVVNL; translated from the coding sequence TTGAAGATTAAAGATATAGCTGTCCTTGCGGGTATCATTGGCATTGTGTTGATGATGATTCTTCCGATCCCAACCTGGCTGTTGGACTTGTTGCTGGTCGTCAATATTTCAATTGCACTGATGATACTCCTTGTTGCAATGAACAGCAAAGAAGCGTTGCAGTTTTCTATTTTTCCAGCTTTGCTGTTGATCACTACACTATTCCGACTGGCTCTGAACATTTCGACTACCAAGCTAATTCTTGGTGAAGGGGATGCTGGAGCTGTAGTTGCTACCTTTGGTAGCTGGATTGCTGGAGGACAAATTGCAATTGGATTTATCGTGTTTTTGATCCTCGTTGTCGTTCAGTTTATCGTTATTACAAAGGGGTCTGAGCGTGTAGCTGAAGTTGCTGCCCGATTCACCCTCGATGCGATGCCTGGTAAACAAATGAGTATTGATGCGGATCTGAATGCGGGTCTGATCAACGAGCAACAAGCTCGTGAGCGTCGTTCCAAAATTGAACGTGAAGCCGATTTCTATGGAGCGATGGATGGAGCAAGTAAATTCGTAAAAGGTGACGCAATTGCAAGTATTATCATCCTCCTGATCAATCTCATTGGTGGATTTATAATCGGTATGACTGTGCATGGGATGGCTTTTGCAGATGCAATGTCAACGTACTCTGTACTGACTATCGGAGATGGATTGGTAAGCCAAATCCCGGCTCTGCTTATTTCCACAGCAGCAGGACTTATCGTCACCAGAGCGTCTTCAGAAGGAAACCTGGCAGATGATATTACGGGGCAACTGTTTACATATCCAATACTAATTTATATCGTAGCTTTCGTTATTGCCATGCTCGGTTTCTTCACACCGATTCATGTTATTACTACGCTTCCGTTGGCAGGCGTGTTGGCATATGCCGCGTGGCGTATGCAGAATAATCTGAATTTGAAACAAGTAGCGGAAGAACAGTTGGAAGAAGAACAGCAGATTGAAGAGGTTAGAAGTCCTGAAAGTGTAATTAACCTGCTTCAGGTGGACCCTATTGAGTTTGAATTTGGTTATGGTTTAATCCCGCTTGCTGATAATCAGCAGGGTGGGGACTTATTGGATCGGATCATTATGATTCGGAGGCAGTGTGCTCTGGAACTGGGGTTAGTCGTTCCGGTCATACGGATTCGAGATAATATCCAGCTCAGACCCAATGAGTATGTTATCAAAATCAAGGGTAATGTGGTAGGCGGCGGAGAACTGTTGTTGAATCATTACCTTGCCATGAGTCCTGGCTATGATGAGGAATCTGTGACAGGTATTGAAACGACAGAACCTGCTTTTGGACTTCCGGCACTATGGATTGATGAAGTAACCAAAGACAGAGCCGAGCTTGCAGGATATACGGTCGTTGATCCGCCTTCCGTTGTAGCTACACATCTCACAGAACTGATTAAGAAGCATGCGCATGAGTTACTTGGAAGACAAGAGACAAAAGCACTTGTGGATAATCTCAGAGAGAACTATTCTGCCCTTGTGGATGAACTGATCCCTTCTCTACTTTCCATTGGTGATGTACAGAAAGTGCTTGCCAAGTTATTGCGTGAGAAAATATCTATTCGGGATATGGTTACCATCTTTGAGACACTGGCTGACTATGGTACGTATACGAAGGATCCTGATGTGCTGACTGAATACGTCAGACAATCCCTCTCACGTCAGATTACTCAGCAGTTCTCACAGAAAGGTGAGACACTTCGAGTGATCACGGTTGGACCTGGTCTTGAGAAGAAAATTGCTGAAAGTGTGCAACAATCGGATCAAGGCAGTTATCTTGCGCTAGACCCTGTATCTACACAAAGTGTATATCAGAAGCTCAGTGAACAAGTGAACCGTTTGATTCAATCAGGTCAACAACCTGTTGTATTAACTTCTCCAACCATTCGGATGTATCTGCGTCAGGTTATTGAACGTACTATGCAGGACATTCCTGTACTTTCCTACAGCGAGTTGGAGCCGAATGTTGAAATTCAAAGTATCGGGGTGGTGAACTTATGA
- the fliQ gene encoding flagellar biosynthesis protein FliQ → MTSEFIIGLAGKAVYTSLLASAPMLILALVVGLAISIFQATTQIQEQTLAFVPKIVAVLLAVLLFGPWILNILVDFTFNILDNLYRYIG, encoded by the coding sequence ATGACTTCGGAATTTATTATCGGTCTGGCCGGGAAAGCGGTATACACGTCATTGCTGGCCAGCGCACCCATGCTTATACTAGCTCTGGTTGTAGGACTTGCAATCAGTATTTTTCAAGCGACAACTCAAATTCAGGAACAAACATTAGCTTTTGTGCCCAAGATTGTTGCCGTACTTCTGGCAGTACTTTTGTTTGGACCTTGGATCTTAAATATCTTGGTCGATTTCACGTTTAACATTCTCGATAATCTATACAGATACATAGGGTAG
- a CDS encoding MinD/ParA family protein, with the protein MKDQAAALRSMVSAPLELEGIERDIRSSKIITVASGKGGVGKSNFTLNFALALQALGQKVLVFDADIGMANIDVLMGTSSSYNLYHLLYRQKSIREIIQLGASGLPYIAGGSGMKELFSLSDRDLEFFASQVEDIAQEMDYVIFDTGAGLSRENMKFIGAADECLIITTPEPTSITDAYALVKVMHGQENATPFRMIVNRVEDEREAERVAEKIAGVARRFLQTDIPLLGYISEDAQVVKAVKRQMPYSLAYPNAKASKDIEKLALRYLAVPATPGSGTLTGIRGFMNKWLKRTT; encoded by the coding sequence ATGAAGGATCAGGCAGCTGCACTTCGAAGTATGGTCTCCGCGCCATTGGAATTGGAAGGCATTGAGCGAGATATTCGATCCTCAAAAATCATTACTGTGGCCAGTGGTAAGGGAGGTGTTGGCAAATCCAATTTCACACTGAACTTTGCCTTGGCATTGCAGGCTTTGGGGCAAAAGGTACTTGTATTTGATGCCGATATTGGAATGGCTAATATTGATGTTCTTATGGGTACGTCTTCTTCCTATAATCTTTACCACCTGTTGTACCGACAAAAATCCATAAGGGAAATCATACAACTGGGTGCCAGTGGCTTGCCTTACATTGCTGGAGGATCGGGCATGAAAGAGTTGTTCTCATTGTCTGATCGTGATCTGGAGTTTTTCGCCAGTCAAGTCGAGGATATTGCCCAGGAAATGGATTATGTCATCTTTGACACTGGGGCAGGACTTTCCAGAGAGAATATGAAGTTCATCGGTGCTGCTGATGAATGCCTGATTATAACTACACCTGAACCGACTTCAATAACCGATGCTTATGCTTTAGTCAAAGTTATGCACGGCCAGGAAAATGCTACGCCCTTTCGGATGATCGTTAACCGGGTGGAAGACGAACGAGAAGCGGAACGGGTGGCAGAAAAAATAGCTGGAGTGGCGAGGCGGTTTTTGCAGACGGATATTCCGCTGCTTGGGTATATTTCAGAAGACGCCCAGGTAGTCAAGGCGGTTAAAAGGCAAATGCCCTATAGTCTGGCTTATCCGAATGCCAAAGCCTCTAAAGATATAGAGAAACTTGCTCTTCGTTATCTGGCTGTACCTGCAACTCCGGGATCCGGAACCTTGACAGGAATCAGGGGATTTATGAATAAGTGGCTTAAACGGACAACATGA